A window from Leptotrichia sp. oral taxon 215 str. W9775 encodes these proteins:
- a CDS encoding DUF4911 domain-containing protein, which translates to MKSWEYIIQTRKEHIDFINKIVEAYDGLGNVRTLDNNNGLIKIITNSYFTDDMDKVIERLRAKDIHIEILEKREWLGIL; encoded by the coding sequence TTGAAAAGTTGGGAATATATAATTCAGACTAGGAAAGAACATATTGATTTTATTAATAAAATTGTTGAAGCATATGACGGTTTAGGAAATGTCAGAACACTTGACAATAACAATGGACTAATAAAAATAATTACAAATTCCTATTTTACTGATGATATGGATAAGGTAATCGAAAGATTGAGGGCAAAGGACATCCACATAGAAATACTTGAAAAAAGGGAATGGCTTGGAATATTATAA